GGTGGGCCCGCAGGGACTCACCCCGTTCCAGCCGCGGCGTGTAAAGCTCGCGGCCCTTGCAGCGGATCTTGAGCCAGACCGCGCCGCATTCCCCCATGATGACGCCGAATCCGGAGGTCTCCCCGACGAGGGCGTAGTCGGCGGTGACGCCGCGGTTGACCAGCCACCAGGCGCCGAAGCCCTCGCCCGGAAAATTGACGCCCTGGGTGTCGTCCACCGACGGCTCGCCGGTCTCGGTGGCCACGCCGGTGACGTAGAGGTCGCCGCCGAGCACGACCCCCGCCTTGTTGAGCGCCCTGGCGGCGATCATGAAGGCGCAGAGCTGGGCCTTGTCGTTGATGAGGCCCTTGCCGTACATCAGGTCGCCGTCCACCCAGGCGCCTTCCATGCGCACGTTCGCGTCCGACGCGTCGGCCGGAAGCTCCGGGCCGGTGTCCATGTGGGCGTTGAGGATGAGGCTCGACCCGCCGCCCGCGCCCCGGATCACCCCCACGGCGTTCACGCTCTCCTCGGTGATCCATTGAAGCCAGGCCTCGATACCGGCCTCCTTGAGCCACGCGACCACGGCCTCGCCCAGCGCCCGTTCCTGGGCGTGGGGGCTGGGCATGCCGCCAAGTTCGAGGCAAAGCCGGACCAGGTCCTCGCGGTCCCCGTCGATGATTTCCTTGAGGCGTTGTGCGGTGTCACTCATGGGCTCTATTCATACTTGACGGCTTATCCGACTTCAAGGAAGGCACGGCGCCGGGCGGTGTTGCGGCCGGTTCCGTGACGATGTCCCGCTTGGCATTGCCGTGGTCGCCAGGGGCCGGCGTATCTGCTACACGGTCAGGGACATCAAGGGAGGACCGCTATGGCGCAACAACGACCGAATTCCCGGATGAAACGGGTGCGGGCCATGCTGGAGATCGCCGCCGGCGTCTATCCCGAGCGCATGCTCGAGCTGGGCGTGGGGCTGGACATCAACATCCACTCCAGCAAGGAAGAGGACAACATCTTTCCGCCGCTCCGGTTCGGCGTCCATGGCGCGCTCATGGGCGGCATGAAGGCGCCCATCGAGGTGGGCAAGCGCCGGGTGGACGTCTCCCACGTGAACCCCTCGGTCATCGCCACCATGGCCTATCGCGGCAAGGGCTACTACAAGGAGGCGCTGCCCCTGCGCGCCCTCGCCTGCTTCCCCTCCTGGGACCGCATCGCCATGGTCGTGTCCAGTGATCTTGGGGTACGCTCGCTGCGCGAAGTGGTGGAGAACAGGATCCCCTTGAAGGTCTCCACCCGCACCTCGGGTATCGACAACTCCACCGCCTACGCCATCACCACGATCATGTCGCTCTACGGCTTGACGTTTACCAAGATCAAGCGCTGGGGCGGCAAGGTGGACGAGTGCGCCCACCCCTCCTCGCCCAAGCGCATCGAATCGATCCGCGCCCGGACCGTGGACGCCGTGTTCGACGAGGGCCTGTCCACCAAGTGGCTGGAGGCCGCCTTGGAAAACGGCTACGAGGTGCTGCACCTCGACGAGGACGTGATCGCGGGCATGGAAGACCTGGGCTTCAAGCGGTCGGTGATCCCCAGGCGCCGTTTCCCGGGCATGAAGGAAGACGCGCGCACCGTGGACTTCAGCGGCTGGCCCGTCATCACCCACAAGTGGCTCACGGACGACATGGCCTACTCCCTGTGCCAGGCCATTTACCGGCGCCGCCGGGACATCCCGGTGGACGCGCCGCGACTGAACGTCCGGCAGGCCTGTCGCGACACCGACGCCGGACCCTTGGGCATCCCGCTCCATCCAGGGGCGCAGCGGTTCTACGAGGATATGGGGTTCCTGTAGACTACAGGCGAAAAGCGGCACGGGCGGCTTGGAACCCGCCCCTGCGAGCGCATTCCTGGACCATGGCGACCAAGGCAACCGCCGAACACGCTCGGATCGACCTGCTGCTGCAGCGGGACGACGGCACCCTGCTGAAATCCGCACTCGACCTGCTCGAGGAAGGATTCGGCATCTTTGATCGGGACCTGACATTGATCGCGCGAAACGCGCCGTTCTGCAGGCTCTACGGCTTCCCCGACGATCTGTGTCAGCCCGGGGCAACGCTCGAAGCGTTGCTTCGCCACGACGTGATGAGCGGCGATCACGAGCCCGAGGCCGTCGAGGAGCAGATCGCAAGAAGAATGCACAGAATCTCTCGCGGCGAGCTTCGCCAGGTCGAGCACGAAACGCCGAACGGGAGGATTCTCCTGACCCGGTACGATCCGATCTCGAACGGCGGAGTGCTCATCACCTGCCGCGACGTGACGGAACCGCGACGGATCGACCGGGCTCTCGAAGCAAGGGACGAGCGTTATCTCGCCCTGGAGCTGGAACGGGCGCAGAGACGGCTCAGCGAGGCGATCGAGGCCATCTCCGAAGGCTTCTTGCTGTTCGACCCCGAGTACCGTCTGGTTCTTTGCAACGAAACCTACCGGCGCTACTACGCCGGAGCGGTCGGCGAGGAGGCCGTGACGCGGCTGGTGCCGGGTGCGTTCTACGAGGACATCATCCGGACGTTCTTCGAGCACGGCCTTTCCCCCGACGCCGCGCTCGACGTCGACGCCTATCTGGACCGGCGGCGGGACCGCTCGGGAGCTCCCGTCGAATTCCATCTGTCCAACGGGGTCTGGTTGCAGAGCGCCGAAAGACGGACGCAGGTCGGCGGCGTGGTCGCGGTCTATACGGACATCACCGAGGTCAAGCAGCGCGAGGGAGAACTCAACGCCGTGCTCGACACCATCGAGTACGGCATCTGCTTCATGGGGCGTGATCTCCGGGCGCGGGTCGCCAATCGGGCGTTCCGCGACATGTGGAACTTCCCCGACGATTTCTTCGACAGCCGTCCGACCCTGGCGGAAATGATCGGCTACAACCGGCACACCGGGCTCTACGGTGTTCCCGACGACCAATGGGAGGACTATCTCGCCGGGCGCATCGCGGCTGTCCGCGCGGGGGCCATAGCCCCCTTCGAGTGGACCCGTGGCGACGGCAAGGTCCTGCGGTACCAATGCATCGTGCTCCCCAACGGCGGCCGCATGCTGACCTATCTCGACATCACCGAGATGAAGCGGCGCGAGCAGCAGCTCGGCAAGCTTGTCGACGAGCTCGCCGCGACGCGCGACGAGGCGCTGCGGGCGCGCGCCCAGCTCGACGAGGCCATCGAGGCGATCTCCGAGGGCTTCGTCGTCTTCGACGGGGACGACCGCCTCGTCGTGTGCAACACCAACTACCGGCAATTCTACGTCGACGCGGCCGGCGAGGAGATGGCCGGGCTCGTGGTGCCGGGCGCCGATCGCGACACGATCCACAGGGTCGCCTTCGCACGCGGCATGTTCCCGGACAGCACCGGAACCATCGAGGAGTTCCTCGCCGAGCGGCGGGACTACCCGATGAAGGCCGTGGAAGTGCGCTTCAGCAACGGCATCTGGGTCAGGATCGACGAGAGGCTGTCTTCCGACGGGAGCATCGTCGGCGTCTACGCCGACATCACCGACGCCAAGAAGCGGGAAGCCGAGCTCGCCGACCTTGTGGACCGCCTGACGGCCGCGCGCGACCAGGCGATGGAGGCCAACCGGACCAAGAGCCAGTTCCTCGCCAACATGAGCCACGAGCTGCGCACGCCCCTGAACGCCATCATCGGCATCACCGAGATGCTGGAGGAGGACGCGAGGGACGACGCCCTGGACGATTACATCGAGCCCCTGGAACGGGTCTCTCGCGCGGGGACCCACCTCCTGCACCTGATCAACGAGGTCCTCGACCTCTCCAAGATCGAAGCGGGCCGGATCGAGTTCCATATCGAGGCCATCGACATCGCCGAACTGACGGAAGAGCTGGCGACGACCGCGCAACCGCTCGCCGACCAGAAGGGCAACCGGTTGGCGGTCCGTTGCCCGGAGGAATCCGGCACGATGCACGGGGACCCGACACGGGTGCGGCAAATCGTTCTCAACCTGCTGAGCAACGCCTGCAAGTTCACCGAGGGCGGCGAGGTAAGCCTGGCAGTTTCGCGAAAGAGGACGCGCGGCAAGGACTGGATTCAGTTCGCGGTCGCGGATACCGGCATCGGCATGACGCCGGAGCAACAAGCCAAGGTGTTCGAGGAGTTCGCCCAGGCCGACAGCTCCACCACCCGAAAATACGGCGGTACCGGCCTTGGCCTCGCCATAAGCCGGCGGTTCTGCCGTATGATGGGCGGGGACATCGAGCTGGTCAGTGAGCCGGGAGCCGGCAGCACGTTCACGGCGCGGCTTCCGGTGATCCTGGACCTGGCACAATTGGGCGGGAACGACCCGGAGCGGTCAACGACGGCAAGGACCAATGACTAGAATCCTTTATGTCGAGGACAACGACGACAATATCTACATGCTTGAACGTCGCTTGCGGCGCAAGGGCTACGACGTCGTCATCGCCACCGACGGCGAGGCGGGGGTCGAGATGTCCCGTTCCGCCGCACCCTCGCTGATCCTGATGGATCTGAACCTGCCGGTGCTGGACGGCTGGGAGGCGGCCGGGCGGATCAAGTCCGCGCCCGAGACCCGGCACATTCCGATCATTGCGCTTTCGTCGCACGCAATGGAAGGCGATCGGGAAAGCGCGATCACCGCCGGCTGCGACGACTACGACACCAAGCCGGTAGATCTCGCGCGCCTGCTGGCAAAGATCGAGGCGCTGTTGCCCAAGGGAGCCCCGGCGTGAGCGGCGACGGTCCCGCCATTCTCGTCGTCGACGACAACGAGGACAACTGCTACACGCTGACGCGGCGGCTGAAGCGGCAGGGTTACGACAACGTGGCCACCGCCGGGCACGGGCGGCAGGCGCTGGAGCTTCTGGCCGCGCGTCCCTTCGACCTGGTCCTGCTCGACGTCATGATGCCGGACATGAACGGCTACGAAGTGCTGGAGACCATGAAGGCCGATCCGGCTCTGCGCGGCATCCCGGTCGTCATGATATCGGCGCTGGACGAGGCCGACAGCGTTGCCCGCTGCATCGAGATCGGCGCCGAGGACTATCTTGCCAAGCCCTTCGACCCGACCTTGTTGCGGGACCGGGTCCGCGACTGCCTGGAGAAGAAGCGGCTCCGGGACAGCGAAGCCGACCGTCCGCGCGAGCGGGAGAGTTAGTCGCCCGCCGTTTCGGTCGGAAGCGCTCTACCGGGCGTCCGATTCCGGGAGACCGGCTGCGTCCGCTCCGGCGGTGAGAAGGTATCCGTACAGCTCCAGCATCAACCGCTCTTGATCCTTTTCCAGCCGCTGCCGGACGGCGGGCGTGAGCGTCAACGTTCGGCACGGTTCATCCGCGACCGCGGCGGTCGTGGACGCATGGGCCTCGAAAGCGGCGCGTATCCCTATCGCATCGCCGGGGCCGCACTGCCGAAGCCGCGTGCCTCCGGCATCGTAGACGGAGGCCCGGCCCATCAGCAGCAGTTGCAACCCGTCCTGCGGCTCACCCAGCGCCACAAGGGTCTGGCCCGGGTCGTAGTCGCGAACCTCCAGCCACTTGCGGAGTTCGTGGGCCATGTCCTCGAACAGGATACGCCTGTCCAGATGGCTCTCGATGTCGCCGGCGAAGCGGTCCAGCAATGCGTCGCCGGAGCCGTCTTCACGGCGGAGATCCGCTCTTCGCGCCGCGATGACGATATCCTCGCATTGCTCGAGACCGCGGTCCGCATCCGCTTCGAACAGCAGGCCGGTGAATACCGGAGACGGAAGATTGCGTTCCATCTCGGCCCGGCAGTTTTCGGGCGCGGCGCACAGAGCGGTCCGCACTCCGGCGTCGTGCGCGGCCCGGACAAACTGGCACAGGGTGTTGACGGCCGAGAAGTCCAGACCCGAGACGGCCTCGAAATCGAGCAGGATGCAGGCCGGAGGCGGGTCGCGGCTCAGCGACTGCTTGAGCCGGCTGGCCAGGGCGTGGGCGCTTCCGAAGAAGAGATAGCCGCGCGGCCGGTATCCATGGACCCGGTCGCCCTCCGCCAGCAGTATCGCCTGGTCGGCGATGCGGCGGGTCCGGTTGCTGCGGCGCTCGCGCGCGGTGAACACGGTCTCGATCGGGTCCACGCGGCTGAGGCGGATCGCGAAGTGAACGGTCGTGATGGCCATCCCGATGCCCACGCCTTCGGCAAAACCGAGGAATATCACGGCGACGAATATCGCGAGGACGATGGCGTAATCCGGCCGGGGCAGCCGTCTGCGGCTTCTTACGAGCCATTCGTCCAGCAGGCCGACGCCGATGAACATCGCCATCCCGGCCAATAGCGGCACCGGGACCAGTCTCACGAACGCGTCGCCGACGACCAGTACCGAGCCCAGCACGAGGGCGGTAATGACGCCGGTGAGCCGTGTTTCGGCTCCGAGCCGGTGGTTGAGCATCGAAAACGGGAGATTGATGAAACCGGCCGGACCGCCGCCCAGACCGGCGATCACGCTGGCTCCGCCCGCCACCTTGAATTCCCGGTTCCACTCCAGTTCCCGGTTCGTGGCCAGCTCGAAGCTGCCCAAATATATGACCGCGCCGAGCAGGATAACCGCGACCAGGGACAGCATGTTGGGAATCTGCCCGACCACCGCGCCCCAGTCCACATAAGCCAGATCCCCCGGTTGGAAGGGGGGCCAAAGGGTCCCTTCCATCGCGTTCGCGAACAGCAAGCCCGCCGCCCCGGCCTCTTCCGCCGAGATATCGAGGAGGGGCAGGCTCATTTGGTAGAGCACGGCGCCGAGCACGAAACTCGACGGCAATATCCAGGGGCTACTCCAGCGTTTGGTGGACAGGAACAAGCCAAGGCCATAGACCACGCCGGGACCCCAGCTCCAAAGCACGGTGGTTTCCAGGAGTGAAGGAAGCGCTTGCCAGCCCGGCGTCGCCTTCATCATCGACAACGCCGCCAGAGTGATGAGCCCGCCGACGCCGGCGAGAACCCCGCACGCGACCGGATAGGGAACGAACCGGAGCAGATCGGCCAGCCGAAAATACCCGATCGCCAGGAAGCACGCACCGGTCGCGACCGAGCCGATGATCACGATGGCGGCCAGGGTCATGAACAGCGCGTTCCCCTCCAGCGGGATCGCGGCGGCGATGGTCGCCAATGCGATCACGACAACCGTCGGATGGTTTGCGATCACTCCCCGGTAGCCCCCGGTCAGCGCGACCACGAGGCAGACGGCGAACGCGCCGAACACCATGATGCCGATGCCTCGGGACAGAAACGGCGCCAGCGGACCGGAAAAAACCAGGGCTCCGAACAGGATCTCGTAGACAATGTGAATCAGGCCCAGGATGACTCCGGCCGACAGCGCCGGCAACAGCTTGCCCGCGCGTACGTCGGCGCGGAGTTCGGAGACCAGGCTCGTGATTGATGACACCAGATAGCCGCTCATGGAGCAACGGACCATACATCATTCGGGGA
This genomic window from Deltaproteobacteria bacterium contains:
- a CDS encoding M20/M25/M40 family metallo-hydrolase — translated: MSDTAQRLKEIIDGDREDLVRLCLELGGMPSPHAQERALGEAVVAWLKEAGIEAWLQWITEESVNAVGVIRGAGGGSSLILNAHMDTGPELPADASDANVRMEGAWVDGDLMYGKGLINDKAQLCAFMIAARALNKAGVVLGGDLYVTGVATETGEPSVDDTQGVNFPGEGFGAWWLVNRGVTADYALVGETSGFGVIMGECGAVWLKIRCKGRELYTPRLERGESLRAHPNPYIKMAHAVVALEQWAIDYEHKARFEFPGGTMIPKAQVAAVRGGPGYCDIYYDVRIVPRTDPQAIKREIEAVMATLDFDSEVSIYQYSRGHVARNADMLIDSIDQAHRDVMGADPPAPPSAEISMWRDMNIFNELGIPAVCYGPPRQRENISQARNRAMKIDDLVAATKVYALAILSVCGESK
- a CDS encoding PAS-domain containing protein yields the protein MATKATAEHARIDLLLQRDDGTLLKSALDLLEEGFGIFDRDLTLIARNAPFCRLYGFPDDLCQPGATLEALLRHDVMSGDHEPEAVEEQIARRMHRISRGELRQVEHETPNGRILLTRYDPISNGGVLITCRDVTEPRRIDRALEARDERYLALELERAQRRLSEAIEAISEGFLLFDPEYRLVLCNETYRRYYAGAVGEEAVTRLVPGAFYEDIIRTFFEHGLSPDAALDVDAYLDRRRDRSGAPVEFHLSNGVWLQSAERRTQVGGVVAVYTDITEVKQREGELNAVLDTIEYGICFMGRDLRARVANRAFRDMWNFPDDFFDSRPTLAEMIGYNRHTGLYGVPDDQWEDYLAGRIAAVRAGAIAPFEWTRGDGKVLRYQCIVLPNGGRMLTYLDITEMKRREQQLGKLVDELAATRDEALRARAQLDEAIEAISEGFVVFDGDDRLVVCNTNYRQFYVDAAGEEMAGLVVPGADRDTIHRVAFARGMFPDSTGTIEEFLAERRDYPMKAVEVRFSNGIWVRIDERLSSDGSIVGVYADITDAKKREAELADLVDRLTAARDQAMEANRTKSQFLANMSHELRTPLNAIIGITEMLEEDARDDALDDYIEPLERVSRAGTHLLHLINEVLDLSKIEAGRIEFHIEAIDIAELTEELATTAQPLADQKGNRLAVRCPEESGTMHGDPTRVRQIVLNLLSNACKFTEGGEVSLAVSRKRTRGKDWIQFAVADTGIGMTPEQQAKVFEEFAQADSSTTRKYGGTGLGLAISRRFCRMMGGDIELVSEPGAGSTFTARLPVILDLAQLGGNDPERSTTARTND
- a CDS encoding response regulator, which encodes MTRILYVEDNDDNIYMLERRLRRKGYDVVIATDGEAGVEMSRSAAPSLILMDLNLPVLDGWEAAGRIKSAPETRHIPIIALSSHAMEGDRESAITAGCDDYDTKPVDLARLLAKIEALLPKGAPA
- a CDS encoding SulP family inorganic anion transporter, with the translated sequence MSGYLVSSITSLVSELRADVRAGKLLPALSAGVILGLIHIVYEILFGALVFSGPLAPFLSRGIGIMVFGAFAVCLVVALTGGYRGVIANHPTVVVIALATIAAAIPLEGNALFMTLAAIVIIGSVATGACFLAIGYFRLADLLRFVPYPVACGVLAGVGGLITLAALSMMKATPGWQALPSLLETTVLWSWGPGVVYGLGLFLSTKRWSSPWILPSSFVLGAVLYQMSLPLLDISAEEAGAAGLLFANAMEGTLWPPFQPGDLAYVDWGAVVGQIPNMLSLVAVILLGAVIYLGSFELATNRELEWNREFKVAGGASVIAGLGGGPAGFINLPFSMLNHRLGAETRLTGVITALVLGSVLVVGDAFVRLVPVPLLAGMAMFIGVGLLDEWLVRSRRRLPRPDYAIVLAIFVAVIFLGFAEGVGIGMAITTVHFAIRLSRVDPIETVFTARERRSNRTRRIADQAILLAEGDRVHGYRPRGYLFFGSAHALASRLKQSLSRDPPPACILLDFEAVSGLDFSAVNTLCQFVRAAHDAGVRTALCAAPENCRAEMERNLPSPVFTGLLFEADADRGLEQCEDIVIAARRADLRREDGSGDALLDRFAGDIESHLDRRILFEDMAHELRKWLEVRDYDPGQTLVALGEPQDGLQLLLMGRASVYDAGGTRLRQCGPGDAIGIRAAFEAHASTTAAVADEPCRTLTLTPAVRQRLEKDQERLMLELYGYLLTAGADAAGLPESDAR